In a genomic window of Xylanivirga thermophila:
- a CDS encoding cell division protein ZapA, with protein MDKVTKTVVNIGGREYTMRGFESEEYIHNVAIYVDKKMEEIEERQLGLSTSMLYVLTAVNLADEVLKLKGQVAKLQNQVNNLEQQLAESSKKDEATKRNNTPIIYDVARRARK; from the coding sequence GTGGATAAAGTAACCAAAACTGTTGTAAATATAGGTGGCCGGGAATATACCATGAGGGGTTTTGAATCTGAAGAATATATACACAATGTAGCAATTTATGTGGATAAAAAAATGGAAGAGATTGAAGAACGGCAGCTTGGCTTGAGTACATCCATGCTATATGTATTAACTGCGGTAAATTTAGCCGACGAGGTATTAAAGCTTAAGGGTCAGGTAGCCAAGCTACAGAATCAGGTAAATAATTTAGAACAACAGTTGGCTGAAAGCTCGAAAAAAGACGAGGCTACAAAAAGAAACAACACCCCTATCATATATGATGTAGCACGTAGAGCACGGAAGTAA
- a CDS encoding DUF4127 family protein produces the protein MKIMYIPLDERPCNYQYPSMIAGLKDDIELIIPPLDLLGKKKEEADTDRLWNWMKDNIVNCNAIVLSIEMFVYGGLVPSRIHHMSIDECLERLQRIKLIKEINPGIKIYASNLIMRTPSYNSSDEEPDYYGDYGKDIFTFGHLTDKEKRGIITPEEIKQIEALKNQIPSEYLNDYIERRKINLAINQAAIILVKDGFIHFLSIPQDDCSEFGFTPMDHTVVERRISNWRLNFKIYNYPGADEVGCTLLSRAYNEYYFRRPKVYTVYSSVYGPFIVPHLEDRPIGESVKAHITAAGGWIADSPDESDFILLINTPGKEMQASIYQKEKDITYSSYRNLREFAENIKKYIIQGKKCVVADVAFINGGDTELVYMMDDLNIMDHLYGYAGWNTVCNTMGTAIATGLIGYDSNNDNERIYNLAFRFMEDWCYQSIVRQDVTLNEIQNINGGSTSLGDNENKITAVIKDRLNRHWSEHIKNSFKDFDIVVDKVYAPWHRMFEIGMDMYVQPKKYWF, from the coding sequence ATGAAGATAATGTATATACCACTTGATGAACGACCATGCAACTACCAATATCCATCTATGATTGCCGGTTTAAAGGATGATATTGAACTTATAATTCCCCCATTGGATTTGTTGGGAAAGAAAAAGGAAGAGGCAGATACTGATAGATTATGGAATTGGATGAAGGACAATATAGTTAATTGTAATGCAATTGTTCTATCCATTGAGATGTTTGTATATGGTGGACTTGTGCCTTCACGGATACATCACATGTCCATAGATGAATGTTTAGAAAGACTTCAAAGGATAAAACTAATAAAGGAAATCAACCCAGGGATTAAAATATATGCTTCTAATTTAATAATGCGCACACCTTCATATAATAGTAGTGATGAGGAGCCCGATTATTATGGGGATTATGGTAAAGATATCTTTACATTTGGACATCTTACGGACAAAGAAAAGAGGGGAATAATTACTCCTGAAGAAATTAAACAAATAGAGGCATTAAAAAATCAGATACCTTCTGAGTATCTAAATGATTATATAGAGAGAAGAAAGATAAATTTAGCTATAAATCAAGCGGCAATTATACTAGTAAAGGATGGCTTTATACATTTTCTCTCCATTCCACAGGATGATTGCTCGGAATTTGGTTTTACTCCAATGGATCATACTGTGGTTGAGCGAAGAATCTCTAATTGGAGGTTGAATTTTAAGATATACAATTATCCCGGTGCTGATGAGGTAGGCTGTACACTCCTTTCTAGGGCATATAATGAATACTATTTTAGACGTCCCAAGGTTTACACAGTGTACAGCTCTGTATACGGTCCCTTTATAGTACCACATCTTGAAGATCGACCAATAGGTGAGAGTGTAAAGGCCCATATAACAGCGGCTGGTGGCTGGATAGCTGATTCTCCCGATGAAAGTGACTTTATACTTTTAATTAATACGCCCGGTAAGGAGATGCAGGCATCTATTTATCAGAAAGAAAAGGATATAACATATTCAAGCTATAGGAACCTTAGGGAATTTGCGGAAAATATCAAAAAGTATATAATTCAAGGTAAAAAATGTGTAGTAGCAGATGTAGCTTTTATAAATGGTGGGGATACAGAGCTTGTATACATGATGGATGACCTTAATATAATGGATCATTTATATGGATATGCCGGATGGAATACAGTCTGTAATACCATGGGTACTGCCATAGCTACCGGTCTTATCGGCTATGATTCCAACAATGATAATGAGCGTATCTACAATCTTGCCTTTAGATTTATGGAAGATTGGTGCTATCAAAGTATTGTAAGGCAGGATGTTACCTTAAATGAGATACAGAATATAAATGGTGGCTCTACAAGTCTAGGAGATAATGAAAATAAGATCACAGCTGTCATAAAAGACAGATTAAATAGGCATTGGAGTGAACATATAAAGAATAGCTTTAAGGATTTTGATATAGTAGTGGATAAGGTATATGCGCCATGGCATAGAATGTTTGAAATAGGTATGGATATGTATGTACAACCTAAAAAATACTGGTTTTAA
- a CDS encoding endonuclease MutS2 produces MDDRSIRILEYHKIVKKVSEFAVSEIGKEIVETLKPYDDRQNIYMALRETSQAESILASLGGDPVGGFNDITGVLKRASLGSMLSPAEFLRIADVLKCAHRTKRYINEYPGVEDISIIRDLSEKLYPQKELCEEILKCIEDEDNVSDYASSELASIRRRIRHAHDKVRDRLNDIIRSPKYQKYLQDPIVTIRGDRYVVPVKQEHKGNIKGIVHDQSSSGATLFIEPMAVVEANNEIRELMLKEKQEIERILLDLTEKVQYVHSDIKHTMDVLARLDFIFAKAKYSLSIRGVCPKLVDGQKLKIVNGRHPLIDKETVVPINVHIGYDFDVLVVTGPNTGGKTVTLKTIGLFVLMAQSGLHLPADEGTQIGIFDNIFADIGDEQSIEQNLSTFSSHMTNIVSIIENITDRSLVLFDELGAGTDPTEGAALAMSILDYLCKRHIKTAATTHYSEIKIFALTTQGMENASMEFDVSTLQPTYRLLLGVPGKSNAFEISKRLGLPDFLIDGAREFLTSEDIRFEDVLSTIEHNRVQSEKQLEEIKEKQQSVDSMRAELESRLAEIDRQKREIMKKSYAEANDIIKRAKVEADAAIKRIQKLASEEDVARRNREMEETRRSLKHNMNSMEERLDNISAKRKNSLAKPPKDLKLGQTVYIINLDQKGQVLTLPDNNGQLDVQVGIMKINVHISNLRETKEENQRQASSYKRPSIKDKHISQEIDLRGYTAEEAIMEVDRYLDDAFLAGLGEVSIIHGKGTGVLRTSIQQHLKSNPYVSSFRLGKYGEGETGVTIVKLK; encoded by the coding sequence ATGGATGATAGAAGTATCAGGATATTGGAATACCACAAGATAGTGAAAAAGGTATCAGAATTTGCAGTATCTGAAATTGGAAAAGAAATAGTGGAGACATTAAAACCCTATGATGATAGGCAAAATATATATATGGCCCTTAGGGAAACTTCTCAGGCTGAGTCTATACTTGCCAGCTTAGGAGGTGATCCCGTAGGTGGTTTTAATGATATTACGGGTGTTTTGAAGCGAGCCTCTCTAGGATCCATGTTATCGCCTGCTGAATTTTTACGCATAGCAGACGTGTTAAAATGTGCCCATAGGACTAAGAGGTATATAAATGAATATCCTGGAGTAGAAGATATATCGATAATAAGGGATTTGTCAGAGAAATTATATCCACAGAAAGAACTGTGTGAAGAAATATTAAAATGCATAGAAGATGAGGATAATGTATCAGATTATGCAAGTTCTGAGCTTGCCAGTATTAGAAGGCGCATAAGACATGCCCATGATAAGGTTAGGGATAGACTAAATGATATAATACGTTCGCCAAAATATCAGAAATATTTGCAGGATCCCATAGTTACAATAAGGGGTGACAGATATGTAGTGCCTGTTAAACAGGAACATAAGGGTAATATTAAAGGAATTGTCCATGATCAATCATCGAGTGGTGCAACTCTTTTTATAGAGCCTATGGCAGTAGTGGAGGCAAATAATGAGATAAGGGAATTGATGCTTAAGGAGAAGCAGGAGATAGAGCGTATATTGTTAGACCTTACGGAAAAGGTGCAATATGTACATTCGGATATAAAGCATACTATGGATGTATTGGCAAGGTTGGATTTTATATTTGCCAAGGCTAAATACAGTTTATCCATAAGGGGTGTATGTCCTAAATTAGTAGACGGACAAAAACTAAAGATAGTAAATGGTCGTCATCCTCTAATAGATAAGGAAACCGTCGTGCCTATAAACGTGCATATTGGTTATGACTTTGATGTATTAGTGGTTACAGGGCCAAATACAGGTGGTAAAACGGTGACGCTAAAGACAATAGGTCTTTTTGTACTTATGGCCCAATCAGGGCTACACCTGCCGGCAGATGAGGGAACTCAGATAGGCATATTTGATAATATATTTGCAGATATAGGGGATGAACAAAGTATAGAGCAGAACCTTAGTACTTTTTCATCCCATATGACGAATATAGTAAGCATTATAGAGAATATAACCGATAGATCGCTGGTGCTCTTTGATGAGCTGGGTGCTGGCACCGATCCTACTGAGGGTGCAGCACTTGCAATGAGTATTCTTGATTACCTATGTAAAAGACATATAAAAACGGCTGCCACTACCCATTATAGCGAGATAAAGATATTTGCCCTAACTACACAGGGTATGGAGAATGCATCTATGGAATTTGATGTATCCACCCTTCAGCCTACCTATAGGCTCCTTTTAGGAGTACCGGGGAAGAGCAATGCGTTTGAGATATCAAAACGCTTAGGACTGCCTGATTTTTTAATCGATGGGGCTAGAGAGTTTTTAACTAGCGAAGATATAAGGTTTGAGGATGTATTAAGCACCATAGAGCATAATCGCGTGCAGTCGGAAAAGCAGTTGGAAGAGATTAAAGAAAAACAGCAGAGTGTGGATAGTATGCGAGCTGAACTTGAATCAAGGCTTGCTGAAATAGACAGACAGAAAAGGGAAATAATGAAGAAGTCGTATGCAGAGGCTAATGATATAATAAAACGTGCTAAGGTAGAGGCTGATGCTGCTATAAAGAGGATACAAAAGCTAGCAAGTGAAGAGGATGTAGCAAGGCGAAATCGCGAGATGGAAGAGACTAGGCGAAGCTTAAAACATAATATGAATTCTATGGAAGAAAGGCTTGATAATATATCAGCCAAACGGAAAAATAGCCTAGCCAAACCTCCTAAAGATCTAAAATTGGGTCAAACCGTGTATATTATAAATCTAGATCAAAAAGGTCAAGTGCTTACCCTTCCGGATAATAATGGACAACTAGATGTTCAAGTAGGTATTATGAAGATAAATGTCCATATTTCCAATTTGAGAGAAACTAAAGAAGAGAATCAAAGACAAGCATCTTCTTATAAAAGGCCATCTATTAAGGATAAGCATATCTCTCAGGAGATAGATTTGAGAGGATATACAGCAGAAGAAGCGATTATGGAAGTGGATAGATACTTAGATGATGCATTTTTAGCAGGGTTGGGAGAGGTAAGCATTATACACGGGAAAGGCACCGGAGTATTGAGAACTAGTATACAGCAGCATTTAAAATCCAACCCCTATGTATCATCATTTCGTCTAGGTAAATATGGGGAAGGCGAAACGGGAGTGACTATAGTCAAACTTAAATAA
- a CDS encoding methyl-accepting chemotaxis protein: MKKISNKLILAFLIMIIPITMLGYISQGKAGAAIKDSAINSSHKTMEQAQMYLGLIFSTIDDASLQIMINKDIQDYLNNKNNDLSVYDRLQVKKEAEDILNGYTNTSKFIERIVLLPADPNVQSISAGVSSGSLKYDDFKDTNWTKMAQEKGRQTVWIGKHKELDDTISGFSQPYSLSGIRMLKSMSTNKDLGLLIIDVKQKPIRESLSNMNTMKGGEIHMLSPDGIDLTPEDINVKKQDGKSSEKNEKSLDKKDDKSKDKKSEEQKEVEEDYSSAFSKLPFVQEIAKSEKENDHNTVNYNKKNYLMVYSKIGETGFTLIDLLPEKELFSAINDIKKVTSLLVLFAVAVALLIGFALANSMGKDINNMVSAADAAASGDLTNIPYSKRKDELGTLTSSIAAMMTSMRDLISKSAGISKQVTDSSGTVAATAQQATASANEISRAIQEIAKGASEQAAEVQQSVNQIENLAEEINNLSKNTNVIHEVSLSSKDLTAQGIETVQDLKEKANQTTVIAKSVIDDIKTLDAQSKSIGKIIKVIDGIADQTNLLALNAAIEAARAGEMGKGFAVVATEVKKLAEQSRGATKEISEIIKAIQNQMSTTVKQAHNADNILASQNQAVDYTISSFNDIADSMETLTKKLEDVTTSIGKMQDSKDVVVSYMHNISAVTQESAASAEEVTASTEEQLAGMEELASFAQELNQAADSLVKSIDKFKV, translated from the coding sequence ATGAAGAAGATAAGCAATAAACTTATTCTAGCCTTTCTTATTATGATTATACCAATAACTATGCTAGGATATATCTCCCAAGGAAAAGCGGGAGCTGCCATAAAGGATTCTGCTATAAATTCATCCCATAAGACTATGGAACAAGCCCAAATGTATCTCGGACTTATTTTTAGTACCATAGATGATGCTTCTCTACAAATAATGATAAATAAAGATATACAAGACTATTTAAATAACAAGAACAATGATTTATCGGTATACGATCGTCTACAGGTAAAAAAAGAGGCCGAAGATATTTTGAACGGATATACAAATACAAGTAAATTTATAGAGCGCATCGTACTTTTACCTGCTGATCCAAATGTACAGAGTATTTCTGCAGGTGTATCCTCCGGTAGCCTAAAATACGATGATTTTAAGGATACAAATTGGACTAAAATGGCTCAAGAAAAAGGAAGACAAACTGTATGGATCGGCAAGCACAAGGAACTGGACGATACCATATCAGGTTTTTCCCAGCCCTATTCCCTTTCCGGTATTAGGATGCTAAAGAGTATGTCTACCAATAAGGACTTAGGACTTCTTATAATAGACGTAAAACAAAAACCCATACGTGAATCTCTATCCAATATGAACACCATGAAGGGCGGAGAAATTCATATGCTCAGCCCTGACGGAATAGACCTGACACCTGAAGATATAAATGTAAAAAAACAGGATGGAAAAAGTTCAGAGAAAAACGAAAAATCGTTAGATAAAAAAGATGATAAATCAAAGGATAAAAAGTCGGAAGAGCAAAAAGAAGTAGAAGAAGATTATAGCTCTGCTTTTTCAAAGCTTCCATTTGTACAAGAAATAGCAAAGAGTGAAAAGGAAAATGACCATAATACAGTCAACTATAACAAGAAAAATTATCTAATGGTCTACTCTAAGATAGGTGAAACTGGATTTACCCTTATAGATCTGCTTCCTGAAAAGGAATTGTTTTCAGCTATAAATGACATAAAAAAGGTTACATCCCTTTTAGTTTTATTTGCGGTAGCAGTAGCGCTATTGATAGGATTTGCACTAGCAAATAGCATGGGTAAAGATATAAACAATATGGTATCAGCTGCTGACGCCGCTGCTTCTGGTGATCTCACCAATATACCATATTCAAAAAGAAAGGATGAACTTGGTACATTAACTAGTAGCATAGCCGCAATGATGACTAGTATGAGGGATCTTATATCCAAGTCTGCTGGCATCTCAAAACAGGTCACCGATTCATCAGGTACTGTGGCAGCTACTGCCCAACAGGCTACTGCATCGGCTAATGAAATCTCCCGTGCCATACAGGAAATTGCAAAAGGTGCATCTGAGCAAGCGGCAGAAGTGCAACAAAGTGTAAACCAAATAGAGAACCTAGCAGAAGAGATAAATAATCTATCTAAGAATACAAATGTAATACATGAGGTATCTTTGTCATCAAAGGATTTAACTGCACAAGGCATAGAAACTGTACAGGATCTTAAGGAAAAGGCCAACCAGACTACCGTTATTGCAAAATCCGTGATAGATGACATAAAGACCCTAGATGCACAATCAAAATCCATCGGTAAAATAATAAAGGTAATAGATGGCATAGCTGATCAAACAAACCTATTAGCATTAAATGCAGCCATAGAAGCTGCCAGAGCCGGTGAAATGGGTAAAGGATTTGCAGTAGTAGCTACCGAAGTAAAAAAACTCGCTGAGCAATCTAGGGGAGCTACAAAGGAGATTTCTGAAATAATAAAGGCCATACAAAATCAGATGTCTACTACAGTTAAACAGGCCCATAATGCAGACAATATATTGGCATCTCAAAACCAGGCAGTAGATTATACAATATCAAGCTTTAACGACATCGCCGATTCTATGGAAACATTGACGAAAAAACTAGAAGATGTTACTACAAGCATAGGAAAAATGCAGGATAGCAAAGATGTGGTTGTATCGTATATGCATAATATATCGGCTGTAACACAGGAGTCAGCTGCATCGGCAGAGGAGGTCACTGCCTCTACTGAAGAACAATTAGCCGGTATGGAAGAACTAGCATCCTTTGCACAGGAGCTAAATCAAGCAGCCGATTCGTTGGTAAAATCCATAGATAAGTTTAAAGTATGA
- a CDS encoding response regulator, with translation MQPQKIIVVDDDPNIGQLVKLYLEKEGYEVEHYLNGIDTLNAFRQSSPNLIILDIMLPGMDGWDVCKEIRKVSDVPIIMLTAKGETFDKVLGLELGADDYIVKPFDTKELVARVKAVLRRAQQTKILDKEVVLSNLVVNISNYTVLYHGENIQMPPKELELLYFLASHVNKVFTREQLLEQVWGFDFYGDSRTVDVHIKRLREKLNDPNEKWEIKTVWGVGYKFEVK, from the coding sequence ATGCAACCTCAAAAGATAATAGTGGTAGACGATGACCCAAACATTGGGCAATTGGTAAAGCTATACCTTGAAAAAGAGGGATATGAGGTAGAACATTATTTAAATGGTATTGATACTTTAAATGCCTTTAGGCAAAGTTCTCCAAACCTTATCATATTGGATATAATGCTTCCAGGTATGGATGGTTGGGATGTATGTAAGGAAATTAGAAAGGTAAGTGATGTCCCCATCATAATGCTAACTGCAAAGGGTGAAACCTTTGATAAGGTATTGGGACTAGAATTGGGTGCAGATGACTATATAGTGAAACCATTTGATACAAAAGAGCTGGTAGCGAGGGTAAAGGCTGTACTTAGAAGGGCGCAGCAGACAAAGATATTGGATAAGGAAGTGGTGCTATCAAATTTGGTAGTAAATATATCAAATTATACCGTGCTCTATCACGGAGAAAATATTCAGATGCCACCTAAGGAACTAGAACTTTTATATTTTCTAGCCTCCCATGTAAACAAGGTATTTACACGGGAACAGCTTTTGGAACAGGTATGGGGATTTGATTTCTATGGAGATTCTCGTACAGTAGATGTGCACATAAAACGATTAAGGGAAAAGCTAAATGATCCTAATGAAAAGTGGGAAATAAAGACAGTTTGGGGTGTTGGCTATAAATTTGAGGTGAAATAG
- a CDS encoding sensor histidine kinase: protein MFKSIFSKLMSTYFVIILITIIVLGMLISTFVKNYTFNRRTEELQREATELNQYIEMYAVGNISEWSLYSYFKLADRYKNTTIWVVDATGHIWLSYSSSDEDKDKWKEQQLTVEEFIQVLKGKNITKVGKFGERFPVPVLTVGVPLKMDDKVRGAIFIHSPVEEIKGAMRDIYINIWWAAFISIAISVALLYIISRIISKPLIEMNHISREFAMGNFNSRVEVTTRDEIGQLAVNFNAMADSLEKLEDMRRSFVANVSHELRSPLTSIRGYIQGVLDKTFSPEDQDKYLGIALDETYRLNRLINELLDLSQIESGQFPLNMDILDINEQIRRILISQEERINKGGMDVEIDFMDERCMVQGDPDRIQQVVYNLLDNAIKYNREEGTLHIKTWRHQDKVFVKIQDEGPGIPKDDIVHIWERFYQVDKSRSPKRGGTGLGLSIVKKIIEEHGESIWVNSEEGEGTAFIFSLTPAKKG, encoded by the coding sequence ATGTTTAAATCCATATTTTCAAAGCTTATGTCCACCTATTTTGTAATAATACTTATAACTATAATAGTGCTGGGCATGTTAATATCTACTTTTGTAAAAAACTATACCTTTAACAGGCGGACGGAAGAATTGCAGCGGGAGGCTACGGAATTAAATCAGTATATTGAGATGTATGCGGTGGGGAATATTAGTGAGTGGTCATTGTATAGCTATTTTAAGCTGGCAGATAGGTATAAGAACACCACCATATGGGTGGTGGATGCTACTGGACATATATGGCTTTCATATTCATCCAGTGACGAGGATAAGGATAAATGGAAGGAACAACAGCTAACGGTGGAAGAGTTTATTCAGGTTTTAAAGGGGAAGAATATAACTAAAGTAGGTAAATTTGGTGAGCGCTTCCCTGTACCTGTATTGACAGTTGGGGTACCGTTAAAGATGGATGACAAGGTGAGAGGTGCAATATTTATACATTCACCAGTTGAAGAGATAAAGGGTGCCATGAGAGATATATATATAAATATATGGTGGGCAGCGTTTATATCTATAGCTATTTCAGTGGCGCTTTTGTATATAATATCTAGAATAATATCAAAGCCTTTGATAGAGATGAACCATATTTCACGGGAGTTTGCAATGGGCAATTTTAATAGTAGGGTAGAGGTAACTACCCGTGATGAGATAGGGCAGTTGGCGGTAAATTTCAATGCTATGGCCGATTCTCTGGAAAAATTGGAGGATATGCGGCGGAGTTTTGTAGCAAATGTATCACATGAGCTTCGATCTCCCCTTACCTCCATAAGGGGATATATCCAAGGCGTACTGGATAAGACGTTTTCACCTGAGGACCAGGATAAATATCTTGGTATTGCATTGGATGAAACATATAGATTGAATAGATTGATAAACGAGCTATTAGATTTGTCTCAAATAGAGTCAGGTCAATTTCCTTTAAATATGGATATATTGGATATAAATGAGCAGATAAGGCGTATACTCATATCTCAGGAAGAGCGCATAAACAAGGGAGGTATGGATGTAGAGATAGATTTTATGGATGAACGTTGCATGGTACAAGGTGATCCAGATCGTATCCAGCAAGTGGTATATAATTTACTGGACAATGCTATAAAATATAATAGGGAAGAAGGAACGCTTCATATAAAAACATGGAGGCATCAGGATAAGGTATTTGTAAAGATACAGGATGAAGGGCCTGGTATACCCAAGGATGATATAGTCCATATATGGGAGCGATTCTATCAGGTGGACAAATCCCGTTCTCCTAAAAGAGGTGGTACGGGACTTGGACTATCTATAGTAAAGAAGATCATTGAAGAGCATGGAGAGAGTATCTGGGTAAATAGTGAAGAAGGGGAAGGAACGGCCTTTATATTTTCACTAACCCCTGCCAAAAAAGGCTAA
- a CDS encoding S1C family serine protease, which yields MKDFYEFDEDRYTRRSNAWRYIAIAIIAALVGALIMYYAMPVANGSEKIDKNNNQNIADSSKDNDDNTVYTKSDLFMKSDNPVVEIAEKVGPAVVGITNKSEVLVQDFFFNERVMEQEGYGSGIVISKDGYIVTNYHVVEGTKELFVILEGGKKIKAKLIGGDKKSDVAVVKIDEPNLTVANIGDSDKVKPGELAVAIGNPLGHELAGTITAGIVSAVNRNLNVNGRTLKLIQTDAAISPGNSGGALINSRGEVIGMNTVKIIDDGNSKAEGLGFAIPSNDFMAIAKELMEKGMIERPGLGVMIQEISKEQAKQLEYPVGVYVRAVASEGPAAKAGIRPGDVIVGIGDKDVKTIEDMTGEIKKHKVGDVVTIRIWRDGQEQNTLVTLEQLKD from the coding sequence ATGAAAGATTTCTACGAATTTGATGAAGATAGGTATACCAGGCGGAGTAATGCTTGGAGATATATTGCAATTGCAATAATAGCCGCACTTGTAGGTGCCCTTATAATGTATTATGCCATGCCGGTAGCTAATGGAAGCGAAAAGATAGATAAAAATAATAATCAAAATATAGCCGACAGTTCAAAGGATAATGATGATAATACGGTGTACACAAAAAGCGATCTGTTTATGAAGTCTGATAATCCTGTTGTTGAAATTGCCGAAAAGGTAGGTCCTGCAGTGGTAGGGATTACCAACAAAAGCGAGGTGTTAGTACAGGATTTCTTTTTCAATGAAAGGGTTATGGAACAGGAAGGTTATGGCTCGGGTATAGTAATAAGTAAGGATGGATATATTGTTACCAACTATCATGTGGTGGAAGGTACAAAGGAACTCTTTGTCATACTAGAAGGTGGTAAGAAGATAAAAGCAAAGCTTATAGGTGGAGATAAGAAAAGCGATGTAGCTGTTGTAAAGATTGACGAGCCAAATTTAACAGTAGCAAATATAGGAGATTCTGATAAAGTAAAGCCAGGAGAGTTGGCAGTAGCCATAGGTAATCCCTTGGGACACGAATTAGCAGGCACAATTACGGCTGGAATAGTAAGCGCCGTAAATAGAAATTTAAATGTTAATGGCAGGACATTAAAGCTAATTCAGACAGATGCAGCCATAAGCCCTGGTAATAGTGGTGGTGCACTAATAAATTCTAGAGGCGAAGTAATTGGCATGAATACGGTTAAGATAATTGATGATGGTAATTCCAAAGCAGAAGGGTTGGGTTTTGCAATACCGTCCAATGATTTTATGGCTATTGCAAAGGAATTGATGGAAAAGGGCATGATAGAGAGGCCTGGCTTAGGTGTAATGATACAGGAGATTAGCAAAGAACAGGCAAAACAGCTGGAATATCCGGTAGGGGTATATGTAAGGGCAGTTGCCTCTGAAGGTCCTGCAGCTAAGGCAGGTATCCGCCCAGGAGATGTTATAGTAGGTATTGGTGATAAAGATGTTAAGACCATTGAAGATATGACTGGAGAGATAAAAAAGCACAAGGTTGGCGATGTAGTTACCATAAGAATATGGCGTGATGGACAGGAACAAAACACATTAGTAACCCTTGAACAATTAAAGGATTAA
- a CDS encoding DUF6106 family protein, with the protein MDQFHEESVRKEKVGFSNLVYVLAYILMIISGFMALMSLQIVFTGQHLVQSLIETGIFGALTYGLYVLKNNQRIEYDYTFTNGIFDVAKVINNSKRKKLLSVNVKEFEVVAPISDEGFERMLHHKDIDKKYNVFLNKGSRLYYGIFNHEGTKSMIVFEPGEEMIKIFKVFNPRAVKIG; encoded by the coding sequence GTGGATCAATTTCATGAAGAATCAGTAAGGAAGGAAAAGGTTGGTTTTAGTAATCTAGTATACGTTTTGGCATATATACTTATGATAATATCTGGATTTATGGCATTGATGTCGTTGCAAATTGTATTTACGGGGCAGCATCTAGTACAATCTCTAATAGAGACGGGTATATTTGGTGCATTGACATATGGGCTGTATGTGCTTAAAAACAATCAAAGGATAGAGTATGACTATACGTTTACTAATGGAATTTTCGATGTGGCAAAGGTTATAAACAATTCAAAACGTAAAAAGCTTTTGTCAGTAAACGTGAAGGAATTTGAAGTAGTAGCTCCCATAAGTGATGAAGGATTTGAACGTATGCTTCATCATAAGGATATTGACAAAAAATACAATGTTTTTTTAAACAAAGGGAGCAGATTATATTATGGTATATTCAACCATGAAGGAACCAAGTCCATGATAGTGTTTGAACCGGGCGAAGAGATGATAAAGATATTCAAAGTATTTAATCCTAGAGCAGTAAAAATCGGTTAA